In Apus apus isolate bApuApu2 chromosome 25, bApuApu2.pri.cur, whole genome shotgun sequence, the following proteins share a genomic window:
- the SLC25A39 gene encoding probable mitochondrial glutathione transporter SLC25A39 isoform X1 produces MAEKTSPSPGGGITPLQQMLASGTGAILTSLFVTPLDVVKIRLQAQRTPFSKVCPAQSVPWGAQQPTWKCFLYCNGLMDHLYVCQNGNSCTAWYKTPTRFTGTLDAFVKITRYEGIRSLWSGLPPTLVMAVPATVIYFTTYDQLRDYLHTRTGSGGHHIPLLAGALARLGAVTVISPLELIRTKMQSQQLSYRELGVCIQSAVAQDGWMSLWRGWGPTVLRDVPFSALYWFNYELVREWICRQARLDEATVMISFASGAISGTVAAVLTLPFDVVKTQRQVQLGDNEVHPVTASKPSSTWLLLRRIRAESGTRGLFAGFLPRVIKVAPACAIMISTYEFGKSFFQKLNQERRLRGL; encoded by the exons ACCTCCCTCTTCG TGACGCCGCTGGACGTGGTGAAGATCCGGCTGCAGGCCCAGAGGACCCCCTTCTCCAAAG TGTGTCCAGCACAGTCTGTGCCCTGGGGTGCTCAGCAACCCACAT GGAAGTGTTTCCTCTACTGCAACGGGCTCATGGACCATTTGTACGTCTGCCAGAACGGCAACAGCTGCACTGCCTGGTACAAGACCCCCACCCGCTTCACCGGCACGCTG gaTGCCTTTGTGAAGATCACACGCTACGAGGGCATCAGGTCTCTGTGGAGCGGTTTGCCCCCCACCCT GGTGATGGCTGTGCCAGCCACCGTCATTTATTTCACCACCTATGACCAGCTCCGGGACTACCTGCACACCCGGACAGGGAGTGGGGGGCACCACATCCCCTTGTTGGCCGGGGCCCTCGCCAGGC TGGGTGCTGTCACAGTCATCAGCCCCTTGGAGCTGATCCGCACCAAGATGcagtcccagcagctcagctacCGGGAGCTGGGGGTCTGCATCCAGTCAGCAGTGGCTCAGGATGGCTGGATGTCCctctggaggggctggggacccACCGTGCTGCGGGATGTCCCCTTCTCAG ctctctACTGGTTTAACTACGAGCTGGTGAGGGAGTGGATCTGCAGGCAGGCCCGGCTGGACGAGGCCACTGTCATGATCAGCTTTGCCTCTGGGGCCATCTCTGGCACA GTGGCTGCAGTGCTGACTCTGCCCTTCGACGTGGTGAAGACCCAGCGGCAGGTCCAGCTGGGAGACAATGAGGTGCACCCAG tcACAGCTTCCAAGCCTTCCTCCACCTGGCTGCTCCTGCGGCGCATCCGGGCCGAATCCGGCACCCGGGGGCTGTTTGCAG GCTTCCTGCCCCGTGTCATTAAGGTGGCACCTGCCTGTGCCATCATGATCAGCACCTACGAATTTGGCAAGAGCTTTTTCCAGAAGCTGAACCAGGAGCGGCGGCTGCGCGGGTTgtga
- the SLC25A39 gene encoding probable mitochondrial glutathione transporter SLC25A39 isoform X2: MAEKTSPSPGGGITPLQQMLASGTGAILTSLFVTPLDVVKIRLQAQRTPFSKGKCFLYCNGLMDHLYVCQNGNSCTAWYKTPTRFTGTLDAFVKITRYEGIRSLWSGLPPTLVMAVPATVIYFTTYDQLRDYLHTRTGSGGHHIPLLAGALARLGAVTVISPLELIRTKMQSQQLSYRELGVCIQSAVAQDGWMSLWRGWGPTVLRDVPFSALYWFNYELVREWICRQARLDEATVMISFASGAISGTVAAVLTLPFDVVKTQRQVQLGDNEVHPVTASKPSSTWLLLRRIRAESGTRGLFAGFLPRVIKVAPACAIMISTYEFGKSFFQKLNQERRLRGL, from the exons ACCTCCCTCTTCG TGACGCCGCTGGACGTGGTGAAGATCCGGCTGCAGGCCCAGAGGACCCCCTTCTCCAAAG GGAAGTGTTTCCTCTACTGCAACGGGCTCATGGACCATTTGTACGTCTGCCAGAACGGCAACAGCTGCACTGCCTGGTACAAGACCCCCACCCGCTTCACCGGCACGCTG gaTGCCTTTGTGAAGATCACACGCTACGAGGGCATCAGGTCTCTGTGGAGCGGTTTGCCCCCCACCCT GGTGATGGCTGTGCCAGCCACCGTCATTTATTTCACCACCTATGACCAGCTCCGGGACTACCTGCACACCCGGACAGGGAGTGGGGGGCACCACATCCCCTTGTTGGCCGGGGCCCTCGCCAGGC TGGGTGCTGTCACAGTCATCAGCCCCTTGGAGCTGATCCGCACCAAGATGcagtcccagcagctcagctacCGGGAGCTGGGGGTCTGCATCCAGTCAGCAGTGGCTCAGGATGGCTGGATGTCCctctggaggggctggggacccACCGTGCTGCGGGATGTCCCCTTCTCAG ctctctACTGGTTTAACTACGAGCTGGTGAGGGAGTGGATCTGCAGGCAGGCCCGGCTGGACGAGGCCACTGTCATGATCAGCTTTGCCTCTGGGGCCATCTCTGGCACA GTGGCTGCAGTGCTGACTCTGCCCTTCGACGTGGTGAAGACCCAGCGGCAGGTCCAGCTGGGAGACAATGAGGTGCACCCAG tcACAGCTTCCAAGCCTTCCTCCACCTGGCTGCTCCTGCGGCGCATCCGGGCCGAATCCGGCACCCGGGGGCTGTTTGCAG GCTTCCTGCCCCGTGTCATTAAGGTGGCACCTGCCTGTGCCATCATGATCAGCACCTACGAATTTGGCAAGAGCTTTTTCCAGAAGCTGAACCAGGAGCGGCGGCTGCGCGGGTTgtga